In the Candidatus Stygibacter australis genome, CCAAATCAGTTAATATGCCGGCAGTAAATATTGAGCGAGCCATTAAGAAGGGAACTGGAGAATTGGAAGGCGTAAACTATGAAGAATGCACCTATGAGGGATATGGGCATAATGGAATAGCAATTCTGGTGGAAACTCTCACAGATAATAAGCAGCGTACAGTATCCGAGGTGCGGCATGCTTTTTCAAAATACGGTGGCAACCTGGCAGAGAGTGGGGCAGTAGCCTGGATGTTCAATAGAATGGGAATGATCGTAGTGAAAAATCCCGGTAAAGATGAAGATGAAGTGATGATGGATGCTCTGGAAGCAGGAGCAGACGATGTGGAGATAGAGGAAGACAGCATCACAATCTATACTCCTTATACTGAGCTTCACAGCGTGATGCTGGCTCTGGAATCAAATGAATATGAAGTGGAAAAGGCTGAGCTTACCATGATCCCCAAAAATGTGATAAATGCTGATAATATAGCAGAGAAATTATTCAAGCTCCTTGATTGGCTGGAAGATCTGGACGACGTTCAGAAAGTATATGCCAATTACGAAATATCGGATG is a window encoding:
- a CDS encoding YebC/PmpR family DNA-binding transcriptional regulator, with the translated sequence MSGHNKWSSIKHKKGAADAKRGRIFTKYIKDITVAAREGGGDVDSNPSLRVAISGAKSVNMPAVNIERAIKKGTGELEGVNYEECTYEGYGHNGIAILVETLTDNKQRTVSEVRHAFSKYGGNLAESGAVAWMFNRMGMIVVKNPGKDEDEVMMDALEAGADDVEIEEDSITIYTPYTELHSVMLALESNEYEVEKAELTMIPKNVINADNIAEKLFKLLDWLEDLDDVQKVYANYEISDEVFERLSAE